The following proteins are encoded in a genomic region of Micropterus dolomieu isolate WLL.071019.BEF.003 ecotype Adirondacks linkage group LG04, ASM2129224v1, whole genome shotgun sequence:
- the scoca gene encoding short coiled-coil protein A has protein sequence MNCDIDGDMENQVEMEEKTRLINQVLELQHTLEDLSARVDAVKEENLKLKSENQVLGQYIENLMSASSVFQTTDTKSKRK, from the exons ATGAACTGCGACATAGATG GAGACATGGAGAACCAGgtggagatggaggagaagaCAAGGTTAATAAATCAAGTTTTGGAACTCCAGCACACGCTGGAAG ACTTGTCAGCGCGGGTCGATGCAGTCAAGGAGGAGAACCTGAAGTTAAAGTCTGAAAACCAGGTTCTCGGTCAGTACATCGAGAATCTCATGTCGGCCTCCAGCGTCTTCCAGACCACCGACACCAAGAGCAAACGGAAGTGA
- the clgn gene encoding calmegin produces MKLDRGWMWCMLLLSYLAVAAVACQEKQLEGDVSDVSEDMGLDEEELKVLMAEEDEEEQEEEATVMDEDHSDETDIASGKAGTDANVSFQVTYKTPVPTGDVYFAETFDDGSLDRWQLSKTVKGDADDEIAKYDGKWAVEQLKENKIPGDQGLVLKSRAKHHAIAAMMDKPFVFQDEPLVVQYEVNFQDGIDCGGAYIKLLSDTDDLTLEQFQDRTPYTIMFGPDKCGEDYKLHFIFRHQNPLNKDLEEKHAKRADVDLKKFYTDKKTHLYTLVLNPDNSYEMFIDQSSVSRGSLLHDVIPPVNPPKEIDDPNDSKPEDWDERAKIPDPEAVKPDDWDEDAPAKIEDPDALKPEGWLDDEPEFVPDPNAEKPEDWDEEMDGEWEAPQIPNPACETAPGCGEWKRPKINNPQYKGKWKAPLVDNPNYQGVWKPRKTINPDYFEDLQPFRMTPFKAVGLELWSMTSDIYFDNFIITSHKEVADRWAADSWGLKKLVASANEPGIFAQLMIAAEERPWLWVIYILTVGLPVGLAVLFCWPKKSEDDYVYKKVDLPRADVEEEEGDEEEEKAAADEEDKAAEATEGTPAGATEEAEEEEEEEEEEEDGADAGDDNLEGDDDEEEEEEVEDEEEEGEEESKAPERTLEDEPKEGGDVAKESHKQAVRKRRVRKD; encoded by the exons ATGAAGTTGGACAGGGGTTGGATGTGGTGCATGCTGCTCCTGTCCTACCTGGCTGTGGCAGCCGTGGCGTGCCAGGAGAAGCAGCTGGAGGGTGATGTTTCAGACGTCAGTGAAGATATGGGCCTGGATGAGGAGGAATTAAAGGTTTTGATGGCagaagaggacgaggaggagcaggaggaggaggcgacGGTGATGGATGAAGACCACTCTGATGAGACAGACATAGCAAGTGGGAAGGCTGGAACAGATGCAAATGTCTCCTTCCAG GTAACATACAAGACTCCTGTTCCCACTGGAGATGTCTACTTTGCAGAGACGTTTGATGATGGATCACTGGACAG ATGGCAGCTGTCAAAGACAGTGAAGGGGGATGCAGATGACGAAATCGCCAAATATGACG GGAAGTGGGCTGTGGAGCAGCTGAAGGAGAACAAAATACCAGGAGACCAGGGACTGGTGCTCAAGTCCAGGGCCAAACACCACGCAATCGCCGCAATGATGGACAAACCCTTTGTGTTCCAGGATGAACCTCTGGTCGTACA GTATGAGGTGAATTTCCAGGATGGTATCGACTGTGGTGGGGCGTACATCAAACTGCTGTCAGATACTGACGATCTCACTCTG GAGCAATTCCAAGACCGTACACCCTACACCATCATGTTTGGACCAGACAAGTGTGGCGAGGACTACAAGCTGCACTTCATCTTTCGCCACCAGAATCCCCTGAACAAAGACTTGGAGGAGAAGCATGCCAAGAGGGCTGACGTCGACCTCAAGAAGTTTTACACTGACAAGAAGACTCACCTGTACACTTTGG TCCTGAACCCAGACAACAGCTACGAGATGTTCATCGACCAGTCCAGCGTGAGCCGCGGCAGCCTGCTGCATGACGTGATCCCTCCAGTCAACCCACCCAAAGAGATCGATGACCCAAATGACTCCAAGCCGGAGGACTGGGACGAGAGGGCCAAGATTCCTGACCCTGAGGCTGTCAAGCCTGATGACTG GGATGAAGATGCTCCAGCGAAGATTGAGGACCCCGACGCTCTGAAGCCAGAGGGCTGGCTGGACGACGAACCGGAGTTTGTCCCAGACCCTAACGCTGAGAAACCAGAAGACTG GGACGAGGAGATGGATGGAGAGTGGGAAGCCCCGCAGATTCCCAACCCAGCCTGTGAGACGGCCCCTGGCTGTGGGGAGTGGAAACGGCCCAAGATCAACAACCCTCAGTACAAGGGCAAGTGGAAAGCCCCTCTGGTGGACAATCCCAACTATCAG GGAGTCTGGAAGCCACGGAAGACCATTAACCCGGACTATTTTGAGGACCTGCAGCCGTTCAGGATGACACCTTTCAAGGCTGTGGGCTTGGAGTTGTGGTCCATGACCTCAGATATCTACTTTGACAACTTCATTATCACCTCTCACAAGGAGGTGGCTGACCGCTGGGCCGCTGACAGCTGGGGGCTGAAGAAACTGGTGGCCAGCGCTAACGAG CCGGGGATTTTTGCTCAGCTGATGATAGCAGCAGAAGAACGACCGTGGCTCTGGGTGATCTACATACTGACAGTCGGTCTGCCTGTAGGCCTGGCTGTGCTCTTCTGCTGGCCAAAG AAATCAGAAGACGACTACGTGTACAAGAAAGTGGATCTTCCCCGGGCTGAtgtagaagaggaagagggggatgaagaagaagagaaggcaGCAGCAGATGAGGAAGACAAAGCAGCTGAGGCTACAGAAGGCACACCAGCTGGAG CAACAGAAGAAgcggaggaggaagaggaggaggaggaagaggaggaggacggagCCGATGCGGGAGATGACAATCTAGAGGGGGATGAtgacgaggaggaagaggaagaggtggaggatgaagaggaggagggagaagaggaaagCAAAGCTCCTGAGAGAACATTAGAAGATGAG CCGAAGGAAGGAGGAGACGTCGCCAAAGAGAGCCACAAACAAGCTGTGAGAAAGAGGAGGGTACGGAAAGACTGA
- the exosc9 gene encoding exosome complex component RRP45 yields MKDTPLSNCERDFLLKAIEEKKRLDGRQTYDYRKMKITFGTDYGCCFVDLGKTRVMAQVSCELVCPKESRPNEGIMFFNIELSPMASPAFEQGRQSELSVKLNRQLERCLRNSKCIDTESLCVVSGEKVWQIRVDVHMLNHDGNLMDAASIAAITALSHFRRPDVGIQGEDVTVYSPEERDPIPLSIYHMPISVSFAFFQQGTYLLVDPCEREERVMDGLLMIAMNKHREICSIQSSGGIMLLKEQVMRCSKIASVKVSEITELISKALENDKKARKAGGRCGFAESLPQERITALKMDETPVEMTDVTDRANDIVRKAEAPPQTVPSPVVPVPGVGQVGQGLQNTWGLEEDDEEEEEDNDNSVNEQEDKVTEMEEEQHEKEESGRGDVVEISDSEEEDVVILHPETPDKAPKNTGSSSQHKGAATSKKRRK; encoded by the exons ATGAAGGACACGCCGTTGTCTAACTGTGAGCGGGATTTCTTGCTCAAAGCCATCGAAGAGAAAAAG CGCCTGGATGGACGACAGACCTACGACTACAGAAAGATGAAGATCACGTTTGGGACCGACTATGGATGCTGCTTTGTGGATCTGGGGAAAACCAG GGTCATGGCCCAGGTGTCATGTGAGCTGGTGTGTCCTAAAGAGAGTCGACCAAACGAGGGAATCATGTTCTTCAACATCGAGCTGTCACCTATGGCCTCACCAGCATTTGAACAGGGCAG ACAGTCTGAGTTGTCAGTGAAGCTAAACAGGCAGCTGGAGAGATGCTTGAGGAACTCCAAGTGCATTGATACCGAGTCCCTGTGTGTGGTGTCTGGGGAaaag GTGTGGCAGATCAGGGTGGATGTTCACATGCTGAATCATGACGGGAACCTGATGGATGCTGCTAGCATTGCTGCTATTACCGCTCTGAGCCACTTCAGGCGCCCTGATGTCGGCATCCAGGGAGAGGACGTCACAGTG TACAGTCCGGAGGAGAGAGACCCTATTCCTCTGAGTATCTACCACATGCCCATCAGTGTCAGCTTCGCGTTCTTCCAACAAGG GACCTATCTGCTGGTGGACCCCTGTgagcgggaggagcgtgtgatgGACGGGTTGCTGATGATCGCCAtgaacaaacacagagaaatctGCTCCATCCAGTCCAGTGGCGGCATCATGTTGCTTAAAGAGCAG GTTATGAGATGCAGTAAAATAGCCAGCGTCAAAGTGTCCGAAATCACAGAACTCATCAGCAAAGCCCTGGAGAATGACAagaaagcaag GAAGGCGGGGGGTAGGTGTGGTTTTGCAGAGTCTTTGCCTCAGGAGCGAATCACAGCACTGAAAATGGACGAGACTCCAGTGGAGATGACAGATGTGACAGACAGAGCCAACGACATAGTCCGGAAAGCCGAGGCCCCGCCTCAGAC GGTGCCTTCCCCAGTGGTGCCCGTCCCAGGGGTGGGTCAAGTAGGGCAGGGGCTGCAGAACACCTGGGGACtggaggaggatgatgaagaggaagaggaagacaatGACAACAGTGTTAACGAACAGGAGGATAAAGTAACAGAGATGGAAGAGGAACAGCATGAAAAGGAGGAGAGCGGAAGAG GAGATGTGGTTGAGATATCTGACAGTGAAGAGGAGGATGTGGTCATACTTCATCCGGAGACACCAGACAAAGCTCCTAA AAATACAGGATCCAGTTCCCAGCACAAGGGGGCAGCAACATCAAAGAAAAGACGGAAGTAA